From a region of the Paenibacillus sp. R14(2021) genome:
- a CDS encoding glycine betaine ABC transporter substrate-binding protein, whose protein sequence is MIAKLTQTITVLGICCVMMMLSACGTGNTFVIGAQTFTETKILAEMYKALIEEKTAVKVEIIPDLASSPVVLQAIKRNDLQMGTLYSGEIFNNHFPIQTTKDRKKVLAQAQEGFNNYYDLNWMNPLGFENTYAFTVRGELAKAKGYENISDIKPGAPNMRLGVDTSWLERPSDGYPAFSAYYGITFGKTFPMELSLVYNAVAQNQVDIVLAYSTDSRLKAYKLKTLKDDKHFFPPYDASPVIRNDAVRKYPGVEAAVSVLIGTIDEQTMIDLNYEVDIEKKSEREVALAYLKRVGLLRK, encoded by the coding sequence ATGATTGCAAAGCTGACCCAAACGATAACGGTGCTCGGAATATGCTGCGTGATGATGATGCTCAGTGCATGCGGCACGGGCAATACATTCGTCATTGGCGCACAAACCTTTACGGAGACCAAAATTTTAGCTGAAATGTACAAAGCATTGATCGAGGAAAAAACTGCCGTTAAAGTGGAGATCATTCCCGATCTCGCTTCAAGCCCAGTCGTTCTGCAAGCGATCAAACGAAATGACCTGCAGATGGGAACGCTCTATTCCGGCGAAATCTTCAATAACCATTTCCCGATTCAAACAACCAAGGATCGCAAGAAGGTGCTCGCGCAAGCACAAGAAGGATTTAACAACTATTACGATCTCAACTGGATGAATCCGCTCGGCTTCGAGAACACGTATGCCTTTACCGTACGAGGGGAGCTGGCCAAAGCCAAGGGATACGAGAACATATCCGATATTAAACCGGGTGCGCCTAACATGCGTCTTGGGGTGGACACGTCATGGCTTGAACGTCCTTCCGATGGTTACCCTGCATTCTCGGCGTATTACGGCATTACGTTCGGTAAGACGTTTCCGATGGAATTAAGTCTCGTCTATAACGCGGTTGCCCAAAATCAAGTCGATATTGTTCTTGCTTACTCCACCGACTCGCGCCTGAAAGCGTATAAGCTGAAGACATTAAAGGATGACAAGCATTTCTTTCCACCGTATGACGCTTCGCCGGTTATTCGCAATGATGCCGTCAGGAAGTATCCAGGCGTGGAGGCGGCAGTGTCGGTGTTGATCGGTACAATCGATGAGCAGACGATGATAGATCTTAACTATGAAGTCGATATCGAGAAAAAAAGTGAGCGCGAAGTCGCCCTTGCCTACTTAAAACGGGTCGGGTTACTTAGAAAGTAG
- a CDS encoding putative quinol monooxygenase — MTKTDQTVIIARFQLKPNSDKQAFFDNLKPLFDTMSKESTFVNGIVHENVDNPDEVVFYEIWNCSKETWLAEEESKAYRQGPYTRAAEFLVGRELSFYTSMGEWGTTITAGKHFS, encoded by the coding sequence ATGACTAAAACAGATCAGACAGTAATTATAGCTCGCTTTCAATTGAAACCTAATTCGGACAAGCAGGCTTTTTTTGATAATCTGAAACCGTTGTTTGATACAATGTCAAAAGAGTCGACATTTGTAAATGGAATTGTACATGAAAATGTCGATAATCCTGATGAAGTTGTATTTTATGAAATCTGGAACTGCTCTAAGGAGACTTGGCTGGCAGAAGAAGAATCCAAAGCTTACCGTCAAGGTCCTTACACGAGAGCAGCAGAATTTTTGGTGGGAAGAGAGCTTAGTTTCTACACATCGATGGGTGAATGGGGAACTACGATTACTGCAGGTAAGCATTTTTCTTGA
- a CDS encoding cytochrome d ubiquinol oxidase subunit II — MSYEVLGITVLWIFLFGYLIVASIDFGAGFFSYYSTITGKRHLINNIIERYLSPVWEVTNVFLVFFFVGFVGFFPDTAYYYGTALLIPGSIAIVLLALRGSYYAFNTYGTNKNNRFYMLLYGASGLLIPASLSTVMTISEGGYIQVSDSGKVTFLFSKLIASTYSWTVVLLALVSVLYISAMFLSYYADRANDRGAFEVVRKYALAWSGPTILCSLLVFFAIRGHNAEHFERMTQHAWMFVLSFACFLIAVYHVWTRKRLGLSFIFVMLQFGFAFFGYGAGHLPYILYPYLTIHDNFTSRPMALALISVFILGLLLLVPSLYLLMRLFLFDTKYVQGKRGK, encoded by the coding sequence ATGAGCTATGAAGTGCTTGGGATTACGGTACTTTGGATCTTCCTGTTCGGCTACTTGATTGTGGCATCCATTGATTTCGGCGCCGGCTTCTTCAGCTATTACAGCACGATAACCGGCAAGCGGCATCTCATCAACAACATCATCGAGCGGTATCTGTCGCCGGTGTGGGAGGTCACGAACGTCTTCCTTGTCTTCTTTTTCGTCGGGTTCGTCGGGTTCTTCCCCGATACGGCCTACTATTACGGTACTGCGCTGCTCATTCCGGGGAGCATCGCGATTGTCCTGCTTGCGTTAAGGGGCTCGTACTATGCGTTTAACACCTACGGCACGAACAAGAACAACCGATTCTACATGCTTCTGTACGGCGCCAGCGGTCTGCTCATTCCCGCTTCCCTGTCCACTGTCATGACGATCTCGGAAGGCGGTTATATTCAGGTCAGCGACAGCGGGAAGGTGACCTTCCTGTTCAGCAAGCTGATTGCGTCCACCTATTCCTGGACGGTTGTCCTGCTTGCTCTCGTGAGCGTGCTCTACATTTCGGCGATGTTCCTAAGCTACTACGCCGACCGGGCGAATGACCGCGGCGCCTTTGAGGTCGTGCGCAAATACGCGCTCGCTTGGAGCGGACCAACGATCCTATGCAGCCTGCTCGTCTTCTTCGCGATTCGCGGACACAATGCGGAGCACTTCGAGCGGATGACGCAGCATGCGTGGATGTTCGTCTTGTCCTTCGCCTGCTTCTTGATCGCGGTCTATCACGTATGGACGCGCAAACGGCTCGGTCTATCGTTCATCTTCGTCATGCTGCAGTTCGGGTTTGCATTCTTCGGCTACGGTGCTGGCCACTTGCCGTACATCCTGTATCCGTATTTGACCATTCACGATAATTTCACCAGCAGGCCGATGGCACTCGCGCTGATTTCCGTATTCATTCTCGGGCTGTTGCTGCTTGTTCCGTCGCTTTACCTGCTCATGCGGCTGTTTTTGTTCGATACCAAGTATGTGCAGGGCAAGCGCGGCAAATAA
- a CDS encoding HU family DNA-binding protein, which produces MNKEQLIEHVAKSSGFSKKNAEKAVTHVLDSIFEALKQGDKVQLVGFGKFDVRNREARMGISRKTGEEVEVPAGKVPVFTAGITLKRALN; this is translated from the coding sequence ATGAACAAAGAACAATTGATCGAACATGTGGCGAAATCTAGTGGGTTTTCAAAAAAGAATGCTGAAAAAGCTGTAACGCATGTTTTAGACTCCATTTTTGAAGCTTTAAAGCAAGGCGATAAAGTTCAACTAGTAGGCTTCGGAAAATTTGATGTCCGTAATCGTGAAGCACGCATGGGAATAAGCCGTAAAACAGGTGAAGAGGTGGAAGTTCCAGCGGGTAAAGTTCCCGTATTCACGGCAGGCATAACTCTGAAGAGAGCTCTAAATTAA
- a CDS encoding ABC transporter ATP-binding protein: protein MIVMNNVNKVYADGYQALKNINLEFKQGELTVLIGPSGCGKSTTMKMINHLVTPTSGTILIKGKDTREIDPVELRRGIGYVIQSIGLFPHMTIGRNVGVVPRLRKWTASRIDKRVDELLNLVGLEPETYRDRYPSELSGGQQQRIGVIRAFAADPDIILMDEPFSALDPISREQLQDEIVRLQQELHKTIIFVTHDMDEALKIADRIVLMKSGEVIQSDTPERILRHPANEFVESFIGQKRLHQEGNLYDSPTVNEVMVNQPVTAYPNKGLAQAITIMERRKVDTLFIIDRQRLLKGIVSIYNVLEHYGEENITVADVMRPVNYFVRSGSLLSESVELMSQNQLSNLAVIDDQDRLVGLITRGSIVRHLAEIFPTPEEEV from the coding sequence ATGATTGTAATGAACAACGTGAATAAGGTTTACGCAGATGGCTATCAAGCATTGAAAAATATAAATCTTGAATTTAAACAGGGTGAACTAACCGTCCTGATTGGCCCAAGCGGCTGCGGAAAATCAACAACGATGAAAATGATCAACCATCTCGTCACGCCGACAAGCGGAACGATATTGATCAAGGGCAAAGATACGCGTGAGATTGATCCCGTCGAGCTGAGGCGAGGCATCGGTTACGTTATTCAAAGCATAGGCTTGTTTCCCCATATGACGATCGGCCGAAATGTCGGGGTCGTCCCTCGTTTGAGAAAGTGGACGGCCAGCCGAATTGATAAACGTGTAGATGAGCTGCTAAATCTTGTAGGGTTAGAGCCTGAAACGTACCGGGACCGCTACCCGTCTGAGCTAAGCGGCGGCCAGCAGCAGCGAATCGGCGTTATTCGCGCCTTTGCGGCAGATCCGGATATTATCCTTATGGACGAACCGTTCAGCGCACTCGACCCTATCAGCCGCGAGCAGCTGCAGGACGAGATCGTGCGGCTGCAGCAAGAGCTGCACAAAACCATTATCTTCGTCACACACGATATGGATGAGGCACTCAAAATTGCCGACCGGATCGTCCTCATGAAGAGCGGCGAAGTCATACAAAGCGATACGCCGGAGCGGATATTGCGTCATCCCGCGAATGAGTTCGTGGAGTCGTTCATCGGTCAGAAGCGGCTGCATCAGGAGGGTAACCTCTATGACAGCCCGACCGTAAACGAAGTCATGGTGAATCAGCCCGTAACCGCGTATCCCAATAAGGGACTGGCTCAGGCCATTACGATTATGGAACGACGCAAGGTGGATACGCTGTTTATTATTGACCGTCAGCGACTACTGAAAGGAATCGTCTCCATTTATAACGTTCTAGAGCACTACGGGGAGGAAAATATTACAGTGGCCGATGTGATGAGGCCCGTTAATTATTTCGTTCGCAGCGGCTCCTTGCTTTCCGAGTCGGTAGAACTAATGAGCCAGAATCAGCTTTCGAATTTAGCCGTCATCGATGATCAGGATCGGCTCGTCGGACTTATTACGAGGGGCAGCATCGTGCGCCATTTGGCAGAGATCTTCCCTACCCCCGAGGAGGAGGTTTAA
- a CDS encoding ABC transporter permease gives MIEPHLTFWDFIDYVQRNSGLLLGYLYQHILMVLTGVGFAFLIGVPLGALCTRNRALARIILAMMNILQVIPSLAMLVLLLLIMGLGSTTVTVGLFLYSLNPIVRNTYIGLQQISPSYVEAGRGVGMSRMQILFHIRFPLALTYIMTGLRISAVIAIGVATIAPLVGGSGLGREIYAGINNGNSLRIFAGAVPAALLAIVADIVLGILQRRLKVDNRRSKNILPPTPKAQG, from the coding sequence ATGATAGAGCCTCATTTAACGTTTTGGGATTTCATTGATTATGTACAGAGAAACTCCGGTTTGCTGCTGGGCTATTTGTATCAGCATATATTGATGGTGCTCACCGGTGTCGGGTTTGCTTTCCTCATAGGGGTTCCGCTTGGCGCACTATGTACGCGTAATCGCGCCTTGGCACGTATCATTCTGGCAATGATGAATATTCTACAGGTTATCCCGAGCTTAGCTATGCTGGTGTTGCTCTTGCTTATCATGGGACTAGGGTCCACTACGGTTACCGTCGGACTGTTTCTCTACTCGCTTAACCCCATTGTACGGAATACCTACATCGGGCTGCAGCAGATTAGTCCAAGCTATGTTGAAGCCGGGCGCGGCGTAGGCATGAGCCGCATGCAAATTCTGTTTCACATACGCTTCCCGCTCGCCCTGACTTATATCATGACCGGTTTAAGAATTTCCGCCGTTATCGCAATCGGTGTCGCTACGATCGCCCCGCTTGTAGGGGGAAGCGGCCTTGGCCGAGAAATATATGCGGGAATCAACAACGGGAACTCGCTGCGAATCTTCGCAGGGGCAGTACCCGCGGCACTGCTTGCGATCGTCGCCGACATCGTGCTTGGCATCCTTCAGCGCAGGCTGAAGGTAGATAACAGGCGCTCCAAGAACATCCTTCCTCCAACGCCGAAAGCACAGGGATAA
- a CDS encoding glutaminase family protein, with amino-acid sequence MNRPPAVPLVTIDPYFSVWSMADRLTDDDTRHWTGKRNGMTGLIRIDGITRRFMGLVEPSRERYYTEPQALLQQELEITALSTTYTFAGDGIELKVRFTSPLLLDDLDTLSRPASYLSCTVRSIDGRPHDVQIYVDATGEWCVDTTEQEVVGSQQEEGPYTLLSLRNAVQKPLHKSGDDVRIDWGAFYLAVERDASVQSGFAVANTRKRFVHEGIVELSEADREPRAVNNGLPVVACVWHSGVLQGDGDAASRTFVLAYDDDVSLEYFGDRLQGYWKRGGTTAPAMIADAFAQYPELLARCDAFDRMIRQDGERAGGAKYADLLTLTYRQAIAAHKLLEDREGRILFVSKECYSNGCAATVDVSYPSMPLFLLYQPELVKGMMRPIFNFAARPEWKFEFAPHDVGQYPLANGQVYSFDAEGQMPVEECGNMLIMAAAVCAAEKSPSFAEEHWTLLTQWAEYLAVYGLDPENQLCTDDFAGHLARNANLSIKAIMGITSFSLLNELRGNAAEAARYRQLAKDMGAEWIKLADDGDHYQLAFGAPDTWSLKYNLVWDTLFATGIFPQEVARQEVAWYLQKQDRYGTPLDSRKHYTKSDWLIWAASMAEREEDFQSLIEPIWTFANETPDRVPLTDWYDTNTARQMNFQHRSVVGGFYMKVLKEKWASATAESNRF; translated from the coding sequence ATGAATCGTCCACCGGCAGTTCCATTGGTAACGATTGATCCTTATTTTAGCGTTTGGTCCATGGCAGACCGTTTGACTGATGATGATACAAGGCATTGGACCGGCAAAAGGAACGGTATGACCGGGCTGATTCGTATAGACGGCATTACCCGCCGATTCATGGGTCTCGTCGAGCCAAGCCGGGAGCGTTATTACACGGAGCCCCAGGCGCTGCTGCAGCAAGAGCTCGAAATAACGGCCCTATCCACGACCTATACCTTTGCAGGCGACGGCATCGAATTGAAGGTTCGGTTTACGAGCCCGCTGCTGCTCGACGATCTGGATACGCTGTCACGTCCGGCATCCTATCTCTCATGCACGGTCCGTTCGATTGACGGGCGTCCTCACGATGTCCAGATATATGTGGATGCGACAGGTGAGTGGTGCGTAGACACGACGGAGCAGGAGGTTGTCGGCAGCCAGCAGGAAGAAGGACCGTATACGCTGCTCAGCCTGAGAAACGCGGTACAGAAGCCGCTGCATAAATCGGGAGACGATGTGCGGATCGACTGGGGCGCGTTCTACTTGGCCGTGGAGCGGGACGCGTCGGTACAGAGCGGGTTCGCAGTCGCGAATACGCGAAAGCGATTTGTTCATGAAGGTATAGTCGAACTGAGCGAAGCGGATCGGGAGCCTCGAGCTGTAAATAATGGGCTGCCGGTCGTGGCCTGTGTCTGGCATAGCGGCGTATTGCAGGGCGATGGCGATGCGGCTTCGCGAACCTTCGTGCTGGCGTATGATGACGACGTGTCGCTCGAATATTTCGGCGATCGTCTGCAAGGGTACTGGAAGCGCGGCGGAACGACGGCTCCTGCCATGATTGCCGACGCTTTCGCGCAATATCCCGAGCTGCTTGCGCGATGCGATGCCTTTGACCGGATGATTCGTCAGGACGGGGAGCGGGCAGGAGGCGCGAAGTACGCCGATTTGTTAACGCTTACGTACCGCCAGGCAATCGCGGCTCATAAGCTGCTGGAGGATCGCGAAGGCCGGATCCTGTTCGTATCGAAGGAATGCTACAGCAACGGCTGCGCCGCCACCGTGGATGTCAGTTATCCATCCATGCCGCTGTTCCTGCTGTATCAGCCCGAGCTCGTCAAAGGTATGATGAGGCCCATCTTCAACTTTGCTGCTCGACCGGAATGGAAATTCGAATTTGCCCCTCATGATGTTGGCCAGTATCCGCTAGCGAACGGGCAGGTCTACAGCTTCGACGCGGAAGGCCAAATGCCGGTCGAGGAATGCGGCAACATGCTGATTATGGCGGCGGCTGTATGCGCAGCCGAAAAATCGCCTTCCTTTGCCGAAGAGCATTGGACGCTGCTCACGCAGTGGGCCGAATATTTGGCGGTTTACGGACTGGATCCCGAGAATCAGCTGTGTACGGACGATTTTGCGGGTCATCTGGCTAGAAACGCGAATCTCTCGATCAAGGCTATTATGGGCATAACGAGCTTCTCCCTCCTGAACGAGCTGCGCGGGAATGCCGCCGAAGCTGCGCGTTACCGGCAGCTGGCCAAGGATATGGGCGCGGAATGGATAAAGCTTGCGGACGACGGCGATCATTACCAGTTGGCCTTCGGCGCGCCAGACACCTGGAGCCTGAAATATAATTTGGTGTGGGATACGCTCTTCGCGACGGGAATATTCCCGCAAGAAGTCGCGCGCCAAGAAGTCGCTTGGTACTTGCAAAAACAAGACCGGTACGGGACGCCGCTCGACAGCAGGAAGCACTATACCAAATCCGACTGGCTCATCTGGGCGGCGTCGATGGCGGAGCGTGAAGAGGATTTTCAATCGTTGATCGAGCCGATATGGACATTCGCGAATGAGACGCCGGATCGGGTGCCGCTCACCGATTGGTATGATACGAACACGGCACGACAAATGAATTTCCAGCACCGCAGCGTCGTGGGCGGATTTTATATGAAAGTGCTCAAAGAAAAATGGGCATCCGCGACCGCGGAATCGAACCGTTTCTAA
- a CDS encoding aldo/keto reductase: protein MKIVVVDPPHDKGGVQSMKYRTVGKTGIQVSELCFGTMSFGGNADKDTSKQLFYRCLEKGINFFDTADVYSRGVSEEILGELIEGKRDELVLTSKAGFPSGSDPNARGASRRHLFLSVEQSLKRLRTDRLDFYFIHRFDSLTAIEETLRALDDLQRQGKILYPAVSNWAAWQIAKALGISAKESLASFELIQPMYNLVKRQAEVELLPLAESEKLGVISYSPLGGGLLTGKYGVGKKPAAGRLVEQSNYTKRYNDEAYYAIADRFADYAYEKGIHPATLAVAWVLHHPAVTSPIIGARNLEQLEPSLAAVDLDFTNEWRKEITALSIDPPLATDRSEEVGGR from the coding sequence ATGAAGATAGTGGTGGTTGATCCACCACATGATAAAGGAGGCGTTCAGTCTATGAAATACAGAACAGTCGGCAAGACAGGCATACAAGTGTCAGAGCTATGCTTCGGTACGATGTCGTTCGGTGGGAATGCCGATAAAGATACCTCAAAGCAGTTGTTTTATCGTTGCTTGGAAAAAGGCATCAATTTCTTTGATACCGCTGATGTCTATAGCCGCGGCGTATCCGAGGAAATTTTAGGCGAGCTGATCGAAGGCAAGCGCGATGAACTGGTTCTGACATCAAAAGCGGGATTCCCATCTGGTTCTGACCCGAACGCTCGAGGAGCTTCACGCAGACATTTATTCTTATCCGTTGAACAAAGTTTAAAGCGGCTGCGCACCGACCGGCTGGATTTTTATTTTATTCACCGGTTTGATTCGTTGACAGCGATTGAAGAGACACTTCGTGCACTCGACGATTTGCAGCGGCAGGGTAAAATTCTCTATCCCGCGGTCAGTAATTGGGCAGCTTGGCAGATCGCGAAGGCGTTAGGCATCTCCGCCAAGGAAAGCTTGGCAAGCTTTGAGCTCATTCAGCCGATGTATAATCTTGTGAAGCGTCAAGCAGAAGTTGAGCTATTGCCTCTGGCTGAATCCGAAAAACTAGGCGTCATTAGTTATAGTCCACTTGGCGGCGGCTTGTTAACGGGCAAATACGGAGTTGGTAAGAAACCGGCTGCAGGCAGGCTGGTCGAGCAGAGCAATTATACGAAACGCTATAATGATGAGGCTTACTATGCGATCGCAGATCGATTTGCAGACTATGCCTATGAAAAAGGCATACATCCTGCGACGTTGGCGGTAGCCTGGGTCCTTCATCACCCAGCCGTAACGTCTCCGATTATTGGCGCGCGGAACCTGGAGCAACTGGAGCCTTCCCTTGCTGCGGTAGACTTGGATTTTACAAACGAATGGCGTAAGGAGATTACTGCCTTGTCCATCGATCCGCCGCTTGCCACAGATCGCAGCGAAGAGGTGGGCGGCAGGTAG
- a CDS encoding ABC transporter permease, producing MLAYWEFLQERYADILHALGQHVTISLIAIILGTIVAVPIGIALVYNRIQWINGCVFFAANLLQTVPSLALLAVLIPLMGIGTKPAVVALLLYTIMPILRNTYDGFESVDRNVLESARGMGYGTLQRVLLIQLPLSLPYIMSGIRVTMVYIISWATLATLIGAGGLGQLIVSGMAVNKPELIITGALGSILLALIVDFVLGILEKWLTGRFGGAKRMTL from the coding sequence ATGCTTGCATATTGGGAGTTTCTGCAGGAACGCTACGCCGACATCCTGCACGCTTTAGGCCAGCATGTAACGATATCGCTCATAGCGATTATTTTAGGCACCATCGTCGCTGTACCGATCGGTATCGCACTCGTGTATAACCGGATTCAATGGATCAACGGCTGCGTATTCTTTGCGGCTAACCTGCTTCAGACCGTACCGAGCCTGGCTCTTCTTGCTGTGCTTATTCCGTTAATGGGGATTGGCACCAAGCCGGCGGTCGTCGCCCTGCTGCTGTATACCATCATGCCTATCCTTCGCAACACTTATGACGGCTTTGAGTCCGTTGACCGGAACGTGCTCGAATCGGCTAGAGGAATGGGGTATGGAACCCTGCAGCGTGTCCTGCTCATCCAGCTGCCTCTATCGCTGCCCTATATCATGTCCGGAATAAGGGTGACGATGGTGTATATCATCAGCTGGGCGACGCTTGCAACCTTAATCGGAGCGGGCGGCCTTGGCCAATTGATTGTATCCGGGATGGCGGTCAACAAACCGGAGCTAATCATTACGGGAGCCCTGGGTTCCATTCTGCTCGCTTTAATTGTGGACTTTGTGCTCGGTATCCTTGAAAAGTGGTTAACCGGGCGGTTTGGCGGAGCAAAGAGAATGACGCTTTAA
- a CDS encoding DUF6254 family protein: MTSSKNRRENAWKSRKQNQKPHGEVKSLAEISDEGSSGVAGYENARNNGD; this comes from the coding sequence ATGACATCATCCAAGAACCGCCGCGAGAACGCGTGGAAGAGCCGCAAGCAGAACCAGAAGCCGCATGGCGAGGTTAAGTCGCTCGCAGAGATTTCCGACGAAGGCTCATCAGGCGTTGCCGGTTACGAGAACGCGCGTAACAACGGAGATTAG
- a CDS encoding cold-shock protein, translating into MQTGTVKWFNAEKGFGFIEVEGGNDVFVHFSAIEGDGYKSLDEGQRVQFNVAQGNRGPQAENVSKVF; encoded by the coding sequence ATGCAAACAGGTACAGTTAAATGGTTTAATGCTGAAAAAGGCTTCGGTTTTATTGAAGTCGAAGGCGGAAACGACGTATTCGTTCATTTCAGCGCAATTGAGGGCGATGGTTACAAATCGTTAGATGAAGGTCAACGCGTCCAGTTCAATGTGGCGCAAGGGAATCGTGGACCGCAGGCTGAAAACGTTTCTAAAGTTTTTTAA
- a CDS encoding cytochrome ubiquinol oxidase subunit I — protein sequence MMLLSGYDPVMYSRMLTGLTLAFHIIFATIGVGVPLMIALAEWIGIKRGDEHYLLMARRWARGFVITVAVGVVTGTAIGLQLSLLWPSFMRVAGQSIALPLFLETFAFFFEAIFLGIYLYTWDRFKNRQTHLWLLIPVVLGSSASACFITIVNAFMNAPAGVTVKNGHIVDISPFGAMLSPAMPTKVSHVLVTAYLTCAFILAAISAWSLLKGRDHVYYKKALKLTMVSACVFLLASAAIGDLSGKYLAKYQPEKLAAMEWHFETTKQAPLVLGGVLTEDNRIKYGLKIPFALSFLAHGLPNAEVTGLNDIPEDEHPPLFIHYLFDTKMAFVSIMVAIGAAFLVLLWRKRDAVYRNKWMLRGIIAAAPLAMLTIEHGWIFSEVGRQPWLLRGIMRTTEGATASDHVDTMLIVFALLYLVLAVSAVTVLIRMFRSNPAEEEIAAKGIQGGGEL from the coding sequence ATGATGCTGCTCAGCGGATATGATCCGGTTATGTACAGCCGGATGCTTACGGGTCTCACACTTGCTTTCCATATTATTTTCGCCACCATCGGCGTTGGCGTGCCCCTAATGATCGCTCTTGCGGAGTGGATCGGGATCAAACGCGGCGACGAGCATTATCTGCTCATGGCGCGCCGCTGGGCGCGCGGCTTCGTCATTACGGTCGCCGTCGGCGTCGTGACGGGAACGGCCATCGGACTGCAGCTCAGCCTGCTGTGGCCAAGCTTTATGCGGGTAGCCGGCCAATCCATTGCGCTGCCGCTCTTCTTGGAGACGTTCGCGTTCTTCTTCGAAGCGATCTTCCTCGGCATTTATCTGTATACTTGGGACCGGTTCAAGAACAGACAGACGCACCTATGGCTGCTCATCCCCGTCGTTCTTGGCTCGTCAGCGTCAGCATGCTTCATCACCATCGTCAACGCCTTTATGAACGCGCCTGCCGGCGTGACGGTGAAGAACGGCCACATCGTCGACATCTCGCCGTTCGGTGCCATGCTGAGCCCGGCCATGCCGACGAAAGTCTCGCATGTGCTCGTGACGGCGTACTTAACCTGTGCCTTCATCTTGGCCGCGATCTCCGCCTGGTCGCTGCTAAAGGGCCGCGACCATGTCTATTACAAGAAAGCACTCAAGCTGACGATGGTATCCGCGTGCGTCTTCCTGCTCGCGAGCGCCGCCATCGGCGATCTGTCAGGCAAATATTTAGCCAAATACCAGCCGGAGAAGCTGGCCGCGATGGAATGGCATTTCGAGACGACGAAGCAGGCACCGCTCGTGCTCGGCGGCGTGCTTACGGAGGACAACCGTATCAAATACGGACTCAAGATTCCTTTCGCGCTTAGCTTCCTCGCCCATGGACTGCCGAATGCGGAAGTTACCGGCCTGAACGACATCCCGGAAGACGAGCATCCGCCGCTCTTTATTCATTATCTCTTTGATACGAAAATGGCCTTCGTCTCCATCATGGTCGCCATAGGCGCTGCCTTCCTTGTGCTGTTATGGCGCAAGCGCGATGCGGTTTACCGGAACAAGTGGATGCTTCGCGGTATTATTGCTGCCGCTCCGCTTGCTATGCTAACCATCGAGCATGGCTGGATTTTCTCGGAGGTTGGCCGTCAGCCTTGGCTGCTTCGCGGCATTATGCGCACCACGGAAGGCGCGACGGCTTCGGACCATGTCGATACGATGCTGATCGTGTTCGCCCTGCTTTACCTCGTGCTGGCCGTCTCGGCGGTGACCGTCTTGATTCGGATGTTCCGCAGTAACCCAGCAGAAGAAGAAATCGCGGCCAAAGGCATTCAAGGAGGCGGCGAGCTATGA